A region of Haloplanus sp. XH21 DNA encodes the following proteins:
- a CDS encoding MOSC domain-containing protein: MAKIERIRRYPIKGLDGIDVDAAEISAAGTVAGDREYALCDPDADRIETGDDMQTLAYNGKQTDRIHDVRTTFDPETHVLTVEPKAGGERRRFDLTTESGRTDASTWFSDLIGDDVTLRRHEPPAFVDRPEAGPSVISTATLETVAGWFDEMTVEGARRRLRANVEVSGVPAFWEDCFVGADAPAFVAGSGDGAVRFEGAEPCARCVVPSRDPETGDPLPEFRERFIERREATFPEWADCDAFDHYYTLMLISRVPEASRGRTLRAGESVTVRD; this comes from the coding sequence ATGGCGAAGATCGAGCGCATCCGACGCTATCCGATCAAGGGACTCGACGGGATCGACGTGGACGCCGCGGAGATAAGCGCGGCGGGGACGGTCGCTGGCGACCGCGAGTACGCCCTCTGTGATCCGGACGCCGACCGCATCGAGACGGGCGACGACATGCAGACGCTCGCGTACAACGGCAAGCAGACCGACCGCATCCACGACGTGCGGACGACGTTCGATCCCGAGACCCACGTCCTGACTGTGGAACCGAAAGCGGGGGGCGAGCGCCGGCGGTTCGATCTCACGACCGAATCCGGACGTACCGACGCGAGCACGTGGTTCAGCGACCTCATCGGCGACGACGTGACCCTCAGACGGCACGAACCACCGGCGTTCGTCGACCGCCCGGAGGCCGGCCCGTCGGTCATCAGCACGGCGACGCTGGAAACCGTCGCCGGCTGGTTCGACGAGATGACCGTCGAGGGGGCGCGTCGGCGTCTCCGCGCCAACGTCGAGGTGAGCGGCGTCCCCGCGTTCTGGGAGGACTGCTTCGTCGGCGCCGACGCCCCGGCGTTCGTCGCCGGCAGTGGCGACGGCGCGGTTCGGTTCGAGGGGGCCGAACCCTGCGCGCGATGTGTCGTCCCGTCACGTGACCCGGAGACGGGCGACCCCCTACCCGAGTTCCGCGAGCGGTTCATCGAGCGCCGAGAGGCCACGTTCCCCGAATGGGCCGACTGCGACGCGTTCGATCACTACTACACGCTCATGCTCATCTCGCGGGTGCCCGAGGCGTCACGGGGTCGGACGCTCAGGGCCGGGGAGAGCGTCACCGTGCGGGACTGA
- the dnaG gene encoding DNA primase DnaG, with protein MDDTAKYLIHASIAADGVVERSDVVGAVFGQTEGLLGDELDLRDLQQSSKVGHIDVQIDSENGQSFGHITIASSLDKVETAILAASLETIDRVGPCQASVEVTDIEDVREAKRRKVIDRAKELLAGSFDESVMDSSKILAEVRESVRIDDITEYQGFPAGPRVGDSDAIIVVEGRSDVLTLLQYGIKNAIAVEGTNVPDAIADLTEERTVTAFLDGDRGGELILRELAQVGDVDYVVFAPEDRSVEDLDRHEIMTALRDKTPYGDLFDGDEPPRPSAPDESDVASTASTAESVAPAVPVGETPVATAGNGADASSEPDTSAGEAGESDDGDESDAPPTDGSEATAPDTPPTLRGHVRDVIDGETGTARLLDADCSLLDTVDASETFDAVSGAETTPYAVVLDGEVTQRLLDVAAQRGVEQIVARSAGEMVKTPVDVRVRTADQFAAAD; from the coding sequence ATGGACGACACAGCCAAATATCTCATTCACGCATCCATCGCGGCCGACGGCGTCGTCGAACGGAGCGACGTCGTGGGAGCCGTCTTCGGGCAGACCGAGGGTCTGCTCGGCGACGAACTCGACCTTCGGGACCTCCAGCAGTCCTCGAAGGTGGGGCACATCGACGTACAGATCGACAGCGAAAACGGCCAGTCGTTCGGCCACATCACCATCGCCAGCAGCCTCGATAAGGTCGAAACGGCCATCCTCGCGGCGTCGCTCGAAACCATCGACCGCGTCGGGCCGTGTCAGGCTTCCGTCGAAGTAACGGACATCGAGGACGTGCGCGAGGCCAAACGCCGGAAGGTCATCGACCGCGCCAAGGAACTCCTCGCCGGCTCGTTCGACGAGAGCGTCATGGACTCCTCGAAGATCCTCGCGGAGGTCCGCGAGAGCGTCCGCATCGACGACATCACCGAGTACCAGGGGTTCCCGGCGGGGCCGCGCGTCGGCGACTCCGACGCCATCATCGTCGTCGAAGGGCGCTCGGACGTGCTCACGCTCCTCCAGTACGGCATCAAAAACGCCATCGCCGTCGAGGGGACGAACGTGCCGGACGCCATCGCCGACCTCACCGAGGAACGGACGGTCACGGCTTTCCTCGACGGGGATCGCGGCGGCGAACTCATCCTGCGCGAACTCGCCCAGGTCGGCGATGTCGACTACGTCGTCTTCGCCCCCGAGGACCGGTCCGTCGAGGACCTCGATCGCCACGAGATCATGACCGCGCTCCGCGACAAGACGCCGTATGGCGACCTCTTCGATGGCGACGAGCCGCCCCGACCGTCGGCACCGGACGAGAGCGACGTGGCGTCGACCGCGTCCACCGCCGAATCGGTGGCGCCCGCCGTCCCGGTGGGCGAGACGCCCGTTGCGACGGCCGGCAACGGTGCGGACGCGTCGTCGGAACCGGATACGTCGGCGGGCGAAGCAGGCGAGTCGGATGACGGCGACGAATCCGATGCACCGCCGACCGACGGTTCGGAGGCCACGGCACCCGACACGCCGCCGACGCTCCGTGGGCACGTCCGTGATGTCATCGACGGTGAGACGGGAACGGCTCGCCTCCTCGATGCGGACTGCTCGCTGCTCGACACCGTCGACGCGAGCGAGACCTTCGACGCGGTGTCTGGGGCCGAGACGACGCCGTACGCCGTCGTCCTTGACGGCGAGGTGACCCAGCGGCTCCTCGACGTGGCGGCCCAGCGCGGCGTCGAACAGATCGTCGCACGGTCGGCCGGCGAGATGGTCAAAACTCCCGTCGATGTCCGCGTTCGGACGGCCGATCAGTTCGCGGCCGCCGACTGA
- a CDS encoding GNAT family N-acetyltransferase: protein MIRPGIPADAPVLEDLQSHLTAPSPELLDSAIDPTRASPADILVTTAPADGPPVGYLLAVPGDGTVYVAELVVAPDHRREGRARALLEACAADAEQVTVTVEPDNEAAQSLYRRCGFERVERLPEFFENGDAVLYRRDQSAAAN, encoded by the coding sequence GTGATCCGTCCCGGAATCCCCGCCGATGCGCCGGTACTCGAAGACCTCCAGTCGCATCTGACGGCGCCGAGTCCCGAGCTGCTCGACAGCGCCATCGACCCGACGCGCGCCTCGCCGGCAGACATCCTGGTCACGACGGCGCCGGCCGACGGCCCCCCGGTCGGCTACCTCCTTGCCGTACCCGGCGACGGAACGGTGTACGTGGCGGAACTCGTCGTCGCACCCGACCACCGCCGGGAAGGGCGGGCGCGGGCGTTGCTGGAGGCGTGTGCCGCCGACGCCGAGCAGGTGACGGTCACCGTCGAGCCGGACAACGAGGCGGCACAGTCGCTGTATCGGCGCTGTGGCTTCGAGCGCGTCGAACGCCTGCCGGAGTTCTTCGAGAACGGAGATGCGGTTCTGTACCGCCGGGATCAGTCGGCGGCCGCGAACTGA
- a CDS encoding DUF92 domain-containing protein, translated as MTSTLRRAGGFAAVGTLALAAPELGRAAAAPFAAVALLAAFVVDEGPVFELFARPQDRRDGRLNGLAGFALAATGLALLSTAPRASMPTDVFVAAVLVVSYGNLGARAVERVETDPARTVAGFSLVAFLAAVAGQVIVGWNLGALPPLPTIIFLAAAGALVAALLRSMLYQRDDPIVMLSTGLLLWLFRTIGVESGLGEVSVALAVTVALGYVSYRTGTASVPGMVTGVLLGLLTIVFGGAGWFAVLIAFFGIGGLSAKYRYEEKADRGVAEENEGARGSGNVLGNAAVGLVAVIGFAASGGLPIDSALFRFAFTGSLAAAMSDTLSSEIGVLFDDPRLITTLERVDPGTDGGVTWQGYLVGAVGALVVAGVAVGVFAFGSPGLAALAIVCGGIAGMTVDSLLGATLEGGRVGNQTVNFLGTLGGAIVSAALAALLL; from the coding sequence GTGACGTCCACCCTTCGACGGGCAGGAGGGTTCGCTGCCGTCGGAACACTCGCCCTCGCCGCCCCCGAGCTCGGGCGCGCGGCCGCCGCCCCCTTCGCCGCCGTGGCGCTTCTCGCCGCGTTCGTCGTGGACGAGGGGCCGGTGTTCGAGCTGTTCGCGCGACCCCAGGACCGGCGGGACGGCCGACTCAACGGTCTCGCCGGCTTCGCGCTGGCCGCGACCGGCCTCGCACTCCTCTCGACCGCCCCTCGCGCATCCATGCCCACGGACGTCTTCGTCGCCGCAGTTCTCGTCGTGTCCTACGGCAACCTCGGCGCTCGCGCCGTCGAACGCGTCGAGACGGATCCGGCACGAACGGTCGCGGGGTTCAGCCTCGTCGCCTTCCTCGCCGCCGTCGCCGGACAGGTGATCGTCGGCTGGAATCTGGGAGCGCTCCCGCCGCTTCCCACGATCATCTTCCTCGCCGCCGCCGGCGCGCTGGTCGCCGCCCTCTTGCGATCCATGCTGTATCAGCGCGACGACCCCATCGTGATGCTCTCGACCGGCCTGTTGCTGTGGCTGTTCCGGACCATCGGCGTCGAGTCGGGTCTCGGCGAAGTGAGCGTCGCACTCGCGGTGACGGTGGCGCTCGGCTACGTCTCCTACCGCACCGGCACCGCGTCGGTGCCGGGGATGGTGACCGGCGTGCTGCTCGGCCTGCTCACCATCGTCTTCGGGGGCGCCGGGTGGTTCGCCGTCCTCATCGCCTTCTTCGGCATCGGCGGCCTGTCGGCGAAATACCGCTATGAGGAGAAAGCCGACCGCGGCGTCGCCGAGGAGAACGAAGGCGCACGCGGGAGCGGAAACGTCCTCGGCAACGCCGCGGTGGGTCTCGTGGCCGTCATCGGGTTCGCGGCCAGCGGCGGTCTCCCGATAGACAGCGCGCTCTTCCGTTTCGCGTTCACGGGATCGCTCGCCGCCGCGATGAGCGATACGCTCTCCAGCGAAATCGGCGTCCTGTTCGACGATCCGCGACTCATCACGACGCTCGAACGTGTCGATCCCGGCACCGACGGCGGAGTGACCTGGCAGGGGTATCTGGTGGGTGCCGTCGGCGCTCTCGTGGTCGCCGGCGTCGCGGTCGGTGTGTTCGCCTTCGGATCGCCGGGGCTCGCCGCCCTCGCCATCGTCTGTGGCGGCATCGCGGGCATGACCGTCGACAGCCTCCTCGGGGCGACGCTGGAGGGCGGCCGCGTCGGCAATCAGACGGTCAACTTCCTCGGCACCCTCGGTGGCGCCATCGTGAGCGCCGCGCTCGCGGCGCTACTACTGTGA
- a CDS encoding undecaprenyl diphosphate synthase family protein, which translates to MGLYDRYLALRQRVHGGDPPAHVALVLTERDLLEQGAYDRLERVLRWAFEYGAERVTVSVSVLDEAVVPTLERELRALDAPRRVAVRAPDDTEPVEAPIQVNVGLGGKGEFAAAVRSLAEDVDDDELDPEDVDETDIERRLVFPDEPDLLVKTGAERLSDFLIWQSVYSELYFTDVNWRDFRKRDYLRAVLDYQNRQRRFGR; encoded by the coding sequence GTGGGACTGTACGACCGATATCTCGCCCTCAGACAGCGCGTCCACGGCGGCGACCCGCCCGCCCACGTCGCCCTCGTGCTCACCGAGCGCGACCTGCTGGAACAGGGGGCGTACGACCGTCTCGAACGCGTCCTCCGTTGGGCGTTCGAGTACGGCGCCGAACGCGTCACTGTGTCGGTGAGCGTCCTCGACGAGGCGGTGGTGCCGACGCTGGAGCGCGAACTCCGCGCGCTCGATGCGCCCCGCCGGGTCGCCGTTCGCGCCCCCGACGACACGGAACCCGTCGAAGCGCCGATCCAGGTGAACGTCGGTCTCGGTGGCAAAGGCGAGTTCGCGGCCGCCGTCCGCTCGCTCGCCGAGGACGTCGACGACGACGAGTTGGATCCGGAAGACGTGGACGAGACCGACATCGAGCGGCGACTCGTCTTTCCCGACGAACCCGACTTGCTGGTCAAGACGGGCGCCGAACGCCTCTCCGATTTCCTCATCTGGCAGTCCGTCTACTCCGAACTCTACTTCACCGACGTGAACTGGCGTGACTTTCGCAAGCGAGACTACCTCCGCGCCGTGTTGGATTACCAGAACCGTCAGCGACGGTTCGGCCGCTGA
- a CDS encoding DUF4382 domain-containing protein, with translation MTESDGRRLASRRDYLRATGGLAAAGMAGLAGCAGGSDGETGVLATQVTDQPGDIGDFESCIVTIEGIWVKPGTESDDEDDETTETETTATTETEETATETPDESDEREYHEFDEPQEADLVDLQGSNTALVGEHELETGEYAYLQLDVTNVDATLDDGSDATVDTPGNAPLQFKHAFEIRANTRTVFTADFTPVRRGQTGRYLLQPVARGTSVEYEPVESETETEAEA, from the coding sequence ATGACCGAATCCGACGGTCGACGGCTCGCATCGCGACGCGACTACCTCCGAGCGACGGGCGGCCTGGCAGCCGCGGGGATGGCCGGTCTGGCCGGCTGTGCCGGCGGCAGCGACGGCGAGACGGGCGTCCTCGCGACGCAGGTGACGGACCAGCCCGGGGACATCGGCGACTTCGAGTCCTGTATCGTCACCATCGAGGGCATCTGGGTGAAGCCGGGCACGGAATCGGACGACGAAGACGACGAGACGACGGAAACCGAGACGACCGCGACGACGGAGACGGAAGAGACGGCGACCGAGACGCCCGACGAGAGCGACGAGCGCGAATACCACGAGTTCGACGAGCCACAGGAGGCCGACCTGGTCGACCTGCAGGGGTCGAACACGGCGCTGGTCGGCGAACACGAACTCGAAACCGGCGAGTACGCCTACCTCCAGTTGGACGTGACGAACGTCGACGCGACGCTCGACGACGGCAGCGATGCGACCGTCGACACGCCGGGGAACGCGCCGCTCCAGTTCAAACACGCCTTCGAGATCCGGGCGAACACGCGGACCGTGTTCACCGCCGACTTCACGCCCGTTCGCCGCGGCCAGACCGGTCGGTATCTCCTCCAGCCGGTCGCGAGGGGGACGAGCGTCGAATACGAGCCGGTTGAGAGCGAAACCGAAACCGAGGCCGAAGCATAA
- a CDS encoding mechanosensitive ion channel family protein codes for MHVAALQTATPTPVPGIGPEAVAAYWPALVRAGWFLAGFIAVVVVGWFVVEPLVGRAINRRNRNNPTLQEALSRYLRLFVVVVAFFVAAGTAGYADFIGDSALVIAAGTLAIGVAGQTVIGSIVSGLVLVVDPEFNVGNYIEWAGGEGTVQSITLRVTRVLTPDGELITVPNTVLTGQEITRPYGRKRQRIVERVGLSYEADLTEALDHLTAVAAEVDGIESEPTPKAYVDEFGSDAVILRAHYWVGDPRRRDVFSLRSAYARALKTRLDDAGITISPASKRELEGRIEVADADEQK; via the coding sequence ATGCACGTCGCCGCACTCCAGACAGCGACACCGACGCCCGTACCCGGCATCGGTCCCGAAGCGGTCGCAGCCTACTGGCCGGCGCTCGTTCGCGCCGGGTGGTTTCTCGCCGGCTTCATCGCCGTCGTCGTCGTGGGTTGGTTCGTCGTCGAACCGCTCGTCGGGCGCGCCATCAACCGTCGAAACCGCAACAATCCGACGCTACAGGAGGCGCTGTCGCGGTACCTCCGCCTGTTCGTCGTCGTCGTGGCGTTTTTCGTCGCGGCCGGAACCGCCGGCTACGCCGACTTCATCGGGGATTCGGCGCTCGTCATCGCCGCCGGGACGCTGGCCATCGGCGTCGCCGGGCAGACGGTCATCGGCTCCATCGTCAGCGGTCTGGTGCTCGTCGTGGATCCTGAGTTCAACGTCGGCAACTACATCGAGTGGGCGGGCGGCGAGGGCACCGTCCAGTCGATCACGCTCCGGGTCACGCGCGTCCTCACGCCGGACGGCGAACTCATCACGGTTCCGAACACGGTGCTCACGGGGCAGGAAATCACGCGGCCGTACGGGCGGAAACGGCAGCGCATCGTCGAGCGCGTCGGCCTCTCATACGAGGCGGATCTGACCGAGGCGCTCGATCATCTCACGGCGGTAGCGGCGGAAGTCGACGGTATCGAATCGGAGCCGACACCGAAGGCGTACGTCGACGAGTTCGGCTCGGATGCGGTCATCCTCCGGGCGCATTACTGGGTTGGAGACCCCCGGCGCCGTGACGTGTTCTCCCTCCGGTCGGCGTACGCCCGGGCGCTCAAGACCCGACTCGACGACGCGGGCATCACCATCAGCCCCGCGTCGAAACGCGAACTTGAGGGACGAATCGAAGTCGCGGACGCGGATGAGCAGAAGTAA
- the uppS gene encoding polyprenyl diphosphate synthase, giving the protein MQSRVRRWIDRAYERVLRRDIDDGPDHVAIIQDGNRRYARERGADAADGHREGAQTTEQVLRWCQDLGVEELTVYAFSTENFERPREEREHLFDLIETKLREFADSEQVHENEVCIHAIGEVQRLPERVREAVAYAERRTASYGRFRLNVAVAYGGRAELLGAARDTLNAVADGRLAPAEVDATEIEDRLYARPVRDVDLIVRTGGDERTSNFLPWHANGNEAAVFFCAPYWPEFSKVDFLRAIRTYEAREASWRHTRSDRAVALVRAVAGSSLVEARDVAGRLRDQLSRRGAEELSAELELDRQDSTAD; this is encoded by the coding sequence ATGCAGTCACGGGTCCGTCGCTGGATCGACCGCGCCTACGAGCGCGTGCTCCGACGCGATATCGACGACGGCCCCGACCACGTCGCCATCATCCAGGACGGCAACCGGCGGTATGCCAGAGAGCGCGGCGCGGACGCCGCCGACGGTCACCGCGAGGGCGCCCAGACCACCGAGCAGGTGTTGCGGTGGTGTCAGGACCTCGGCGTCGAAGAACTCACCGTGTACGCCTTCTCGACCGAGAACTTCGAGCGGCCGCGCGAGGAACGCGAACACCTGTTCGACCTCATCGAGACGAAACTCCGGGAGTTCGCCGACTCGGAGCAGGTCCACGAGAACGAGGTGTGCATCCACGCGATCGGCGAGGTACAGCGCCTCCCCGAGCGGGTTCGGGAGGCCGTTGCCTACGCCGAGCGCCGCACCGCATCCTACGGCCGCTTCCGGTTGAACGTCGCGGTGGCGTACGGCGGCCGCGCGGAGCTCCTAGGCGCCGCCCGCGACACGTTGAACGCCGTCGCCGACGGTCGCCTCGCGCCCGCGGAAGTCGACGCCACGGAGATCGAAGACCGTCTCTACGCCCGCCCGGTCCGCGACGTCGACCTCATCGTGCGTACGGGCGGCGACGAGCGCACGAGCAACTTCCTCCCGTGGCACGCCAACGGCAACGAGGCCGCGGTCTTTTTCTGTGCGCCCTACTGGCCCGAGTTCTCGAAGGTGGATTTCCTGCGGGCGATCCGCACGTACGAGGCGCGCGAGGCGTCGTGGCGCCACACTCGTTCGGATCGGGCCGTCGCACTGGTTCGGGCCGTCGCCGGATCGTCGCTGGTCGAGGCCCGCGACGTGGCCGGGCGGCTGCGGGACCAGTTGTCGCGGCGGGGGGCCGAGGAACTGTCGGCGGAACTCGAACTGGACCGACAGGACAGCACCGCGGACTGA
- the cofH gene encoding 7,8-didemethyl-8-hydroxy-5-deazariboflavin synthase subunit CofH: MTDPSDAAAAVEDFDHVPETDQTFENALAKARDGRRLTIDDGVELLTTGTDRAGIDPVRKERVLEAADQRRAEVVGDDVTFVANLNNNVTTACDTGCLFCNFKDRASEFEVDAPDDHGGFTKTPAESRRAVEDAVERGISEVCSVSGLHPAFALDDDHRKRLEAHPDPEQVNYRSPDAYTTSPGTYVDQIRAMSVDGVHVHSITPEEAYHARRGTDRSYESIYRRLRAAGLDSAPGTAAEILVDEVRDVICPAKIDTQEWLAAMEGAMAAGLPVTATIMYGHVENEKHRVMHLKRVRDLQDRTGGITEFVPLSFIHQQTPLYEHGLVDGGATDAEDELMIAVSRLFLDNIENIQTSWVKFGDEKSLKTLSCGANDFMGTLLSEEITKRAGGDYGEFRSIADYVDMVTAIGRRPVERSTDYERRRPVDPAADTHGPRLGPHADGTPLLDGREVAPADD, translated from the coding sequence ATGACCGACCCGTCCGACGCCGCGGCCGCGGTCGAGGATTTCGACCATGTTCCCGAGACCGATCAGACGTTCGAGAACGCACTGGCCAAGGCCCGGGACGGCCGCCGCCTCACCATCGACGACGGCGTCGAACTCCTGACGACCGGCACCGACCGCGCGGGCATCGACCCCGTTCGGAAAGAGCGGGTGCTGGAGGCGGCAGACCAGCGACGGGCGGAGGTGGTCGGCGACGACGTGACGTTCGTCGCCAACCTCAACAACAACGTCACGACGGCGTGCGATACGGGCTGTCTGTTCTGCAATTTCAAGGACCGCGCGTCCGAGTTCGAGGTCGACGCGCCCGACGACCACGGTGGGTTCACCAAGACGCCCGCGGAGTCTCGCCGGGCCGTCGAGGACGCCGTCGAACGCGGCATCTCGGAGGTGTGCTCCGTCAGCGGCCTCCATCCCGCCTTTGCGCTGGACGACGACCACCGCAAACGCCTGGAGGCTCATCCCGATCCCGAGCAGGTGAACTACCGATCGCCGGACGCCTACACCACCTCGCCGGGTACCTACGTCGACCAGATACGCGCCATGTCCGTCGACGGCGTCCACGTTCACTCCATCACGCCGGAGGAGGCCTACCACGCCCGCCGCGGCACGGACCGGTCCTACGAGTCGATCTATCGCCGCCTGCGCGCCGCCGGCCTCGACAGCGCACCCGGCACCGCGGCCGAAATCCTCGTCGACGAGGTGCGCGACGTGATCTGTCCCGCCAAAATCGACACCCAGGAGTGGCTCGCCGCGATGGAGGGCGCGATGGCCGCCGGCCTACCCGTCACCGCGACCATCATGTACGGCCACGTCGAGAACGAGAAACACCGCGTCATGCATCTGAAGCGGGTGCGCGACCTCCAGGACCGCACCGGCGGCATCACCGAGTTCGTCCCGCTCTCCTTCATCCACCAGCAGACGCCGCTGTACGAACACGGCCTCGTCGACGGCGGGGCGACCGACGCCGAGGACGAACTCATGATCGCCGTCTCGCGGCTCTTTCTCGACAACATCGAGAACATCCAGACCTCGTGGGTGAAGTTCGGCGACGAGAAGTCGCTGAAGACGCTCTCCTGTGGCGCCAACGACTTCATGGGAACGCTCCTCTCCGAGGAAATCACCAAGCGCGCGGGCGGCGACTACGGCGAGTTCCGCTCCATCGCCGACTACGTCGACATGGTGACCGCCATCGGCCGCCGGCCGGTCGAGCGGTCGACGGATTACGAACGCCGCCGGCCGGTCGACCCCGCGGCCGACACCCACGGTCCACGACTCGGCCCCCATGCGGACGGCACGCCACTCCTCGACGGCCGAGAGGTCGCACCCGCGGACGACTGA
- a CDS encoding metal-dependent hydrolase, which produces MMATTHAAVGLVLALPLLVLAPDLAAVGALASLAGGVFPDLDLLAGQHRKTLHFPDYYWLGAVPALVAAAVAPSATTVAVAWFLLSAAVHSVSDAFGAGTEPRPWERTSAEAVYLHSRRRWIAPRYWVRYDGAPEDYLLTVLLLAPGLTHFGPTVGRVTLVLLTVGGAYTLVRKRLPDLEERLLK; this is translated from the coding sequence ATGATGGCAACTACCCACGCGGCCGTCGGCCTCGTGCTCGCGCTCCCGTTGCTCGTCCTCGCCCCTGATCTGGCCGCCGTCGGCGCACTCGCGTCGCTCGCGGGCGGCGTCTTCCCCGACCTCGACCTCCTAGCCGGCCAGCACCGCAAGACGCTCCATTTCCCGGACTACTACTGGTTGGGCGCGGTGCCGGCGCTCGTGGCTGCGGCCGTCGCGCCCTCGGCGACGACGGTCGCCGTCGCGTGGTTCCTGCTCTCGGCGGCCGTTCACTCGGTGAGCGACGCCTTCGGTGCGGGGACGGAACCCCGACCCTGGGAGCGAACGTCCGCCGAGGCCGTCTACCTCCACTCCCGCCGTCGCTGGATCGCGCCCCGTTACTGGGTCCGGTACGACGGCGCACCCGAGGACTACCTGCTCACCGTGCTCCTTCTGGCCCCGGGCCTGACGCACTTCGGCCCGACCGTCGGCCGCGTGACGCTCGTCTTGCTCACCGTCGGCGGCGCCTACACGCTCGTCCGGAAACGGTTGCCGGACCTCGAAGAGCGGCTACTGAAGTGA
- the cofG gene encoding 7,8-didemethyl-8-hydroxy-5-deazariboflavin synthase subunit CofG: MSRAPEADGVGVDPATLVAADAVDDLLEVTPDDVDPASELAFARNVFIPLTTACRYTCTYCAFYDVPGEATLLSPEDVREQLEYGADAGCTEALFTFGDAPDARYTAVHDQLAEWGYDDMLDYLYDVCEMALDVGLLPHSNPGDLRYRDLERLAGVNASMGVMLETTADVDAHAGGRQKTPERRLGTIEAAGEAGVPFTTGLLVGIGEGRRDRAESLLAIRALHEQYDHIQEVIVQNVVPNKRSDFDRPSVETMRETVAMARAALPPEVSVQVPPNLSPTRELLDCGVDDLGGVSPVTDDYINPDYAWPALDELEALAADAGVPLRERLPTHERYLPATHRRDGTDPAPGTWLREPILDALNADDEAGRRYRSLQ; this comes from the coding sequence ATGTCACGGGCGCCCGAAGCCGACGGCGTCGGCGTCGATCCGGCGACGCTCGTCGCGGCCGACGCGGTCGACGACCTGCTCGAGGTCACGCCGGATGATGTCGACCCCGCGTCGGAACTCGCGTTCGCCCGCAACGTCTTCATCCCGCTGACGACGGCCTGCCGGTACACCTGCACCTACTGCGCGTTCTACGACGTGCCCGGCGAGGCCACGCTGCTGTCGCCCGAGGACGTGCGCGAACAGCTGGAATACGGCGCCGACGCGGGCTGTACCGAGGCGCTCTTTACCTTCGGCGACGCGCCCGACGCCCGCTACACCGCCGTCCACGACCAACTCGCTGAGTGGGGGTACGACGACATGCTCGACTACCTCTATGATGTCTGCGAGATGGCGCTCGACGTGGGGCTGCTTCCCCACAGTAACCCGGGCGACCTGCGCTACCGAGATCTCGAGCGCCTCGCCGGCGTCAACGCCAGCATGGGCGTGATGCTGGAGACGACGGCGGACGTCGACGCCCACGCGGGCGGCCGCCAGAAGACGCCCGAACGGCGGCTGGGTACCATCGAGGCCGCGGGCGAGGCGGGCGTCCCCTTCACCACCGGCCTCCTCGTCGGCATCGGCGAGGGGCGCCGCGACCGCGCCGAGAGCCTGCTGGCCATCCGCGCACTGCACGAGCAGTACGACCACATCCAGGAGGTGATCGTTCAGAACGTCGTGCCGAACAAGCGCTCGGACTTCGACCGGCCGAGCGTCGAGACGATGCGGGAGACGGTGGCGATGGCGCGGGCGGCGCTCCCGCCCGAGGTGTCGGTGCAGGTGCCGCCGAACCTCTCGCCGACGCGGGAGTTGCTGGACTGCGGCGTCGACGACCTGGGCGGCGTCTCGCCCGTCACGGACGACTACATCAATCCCGACTACGCGTGGCCGGCGCTGGACGAACTGGAGGCGTTGGCCGCCGACGCGGGCGTCCCGCTCCGCGAGCGCCTGCCGACACACGAGCGCTATCTGCCCGCGACACACCGGCGAGACGGGACCGATCCAGCCCCCGGCACGTGGCTCAGGGAGCCGATTCTGGACGCCCTGAACGCCGACGACGAGGCTGGTCGGCGGTACCGATCACTTCAGTAG